The stretch of DNA CTGATATTGATAACCTAGTTTTAAGAAGCTAATAGGTacgtacatgtatctacaaGTTTCTTCCTCTATCTTAGCTtacatgtacacacatatataatacatattattgcaACTTACCATGTCTATTGCTGCAATTAGTTACACGtttgtgtttttatattttgcttgTTTGGCTATGTAACACTTTACTAGTCATGAAGTTAGCCATTGACTTGAATATATTTACTCATGATTTTTACTCTTGACAGCTAGTTAAGGAGTTTGATGGTTAAAAGCTGGtcatatttatgatattgttaCGCTACACACCGAATCAGTTAAGATTAGTGCCAAAAACTTAGTTCACTACAGAGAATAGTTAGTTCCGCTTTGGCTTGCTGTAAACAAAACAAGCCTATTCATTTTTTTTCCATAGattgaaataaaatttcttaaatttaattttgaattgGCCTGTCTCAGGTGTTTTGGGAGTCTAGCAACTTTTGCACACAATTCAGCTAATATTTTTTTGGCACTAAATAAACTGTAGTTATACACTATGCACTTAACTTTTGGCCAAAATAACTGTGAATTGCTGAAAATGTTGTTGTCAGTGAACCTTAATAACTTTCAAGTCATAGATATGTCAAAATGTTGCATAGAGTATCGTATGATACAATTCTTATTTTGATTAAACACTTTGTTGCTAAAGTAGCTATGTATCCAGATAAGTTTTTATCTAAATCATACTTCTAAGTATAagtatacaaaatattaaatgtgTGCACAAGCAATGTTTgaggttttattattttgagaATGTTAAATTGCTACCTTCCGTAAAGGCTGTCTCAAAACTTTAAACAATATCTCTTACTGAAACATTTCAAACTAAACTATTCAAAATTTATAGCTGAAATTTTAAGCAGGAATTATTCTCAGTTTACCTAGCATGCATATCCAATTAAATTTTCACACAGAATCAggataaaactttaaaaactagtTTCATGCACCAATCCTTTTACCTGAAATGTTCAACCCAAGTTTCATCTAATATTTTCCTGGTTTTTTGTATGGTAAAATACATACAATTTTCAAAATACCATCAAACTCTGACTCATCAGTTACTTGCAAAAAATCGCAATGTCTCTATTCAGTGATAGCAAGTTTTTGGTTTTAAACTTACAGACAAACCATAAAACTTCCCTCTAGAATCTCCTCCAATCAGATGAGGTGGTAGAAAACCAGTGTAGATGCCGTCGTTAGGTACAGAGTCTTTTCCTAAATAGATTTGAATTATGATCATATCAGTTTCAATTTACAAGTATGGAGCTTGGTTGACTTATTAATTATAGCTCTGTATTTAGCTTGGTtagaaaaattttgaaagctgAAAATGTAGCTTTTTATGCTCAACTAATACACATTGTTTACTGCATCAAACATGCATAAATTTACGTTAGCGTAAGCTAGCAATAAATTATTTTCTCAAAAACTTTGCCAGTTTGAACTTGTTATAAATTATTTGAAGTTTAACCTCGCTGCGTATTCATGACCCTGATTCAGTTTTCACTATTGCAGTAACTTGATTTCTCATTATTAAAACTCTGTAAATGTAATTCAGTTAGTAAATTTAATGCATCatcaaaaaaactaaaaatatcatAACACTAGTTAATGTGGAGTCTCACCAGTCCCATCATCATTGTGCAGAATCCGTGTTAAAGTGCCAGTCGGATCTTCGAGGATGGTGAATACAGTTAGTTCTAATACCGGTGAATATCCTTGAAATACTCCAATGTAAGCTATAAGCTACAATTGCAAGGCTACATTATAGCCCTAATTTAttagcaatattttattttataaaggtAAGCTAAAAagagaaacaaacaaaaaagcatATTATGGATTTTGaaagtaaaaagattttgttttgtCACAGTTTACTGGCCTACCACTtattataacagtaataatcactgtaagaattttcagtttggtcataatttataatatgtagttaaataatttttaaaagaaattataACTCTTTAACTTAGCTCTTTTGTTATCATGAGCAAGGTGGTACAGCTCGCCAAAGTGTTTGCGTATAGCCAAAAGTTGCGTGACACAGCTTTATACGTTCCGTACGAATCGTTTCTGATTAGTGAATAGTAAATTAATTACCCTGTCATGTCTGTAACTAAACTAaagaaaacagttttttgcatAGATTGAGCCagtagaaaatatgtttataactCATCTGGAGCATAAATTTGCTTTGCAGAACTTTATTTTTATCACGGTTTCATTTAGGCAATGACCGGCCTGTCAGAGGCGTTACAGCTACCAATGTTTTCATAAAGTTTAGATCTATGGAATTTGTGTGAACTTTATTGAATACCAGTACTATTGATAGTGATTAGTTTTACTAATAACGTTATAAGTCGTCTGAGGCAGACGCTCGTCATGGTCTTTTCAGAAATGGCCAAAAAAGCGTCTGCGCTCCTATTGCAACACATCTGTGATATTCTTCAGGGAATTGACTGAGGTAAAATTTATtgctgattaatttggtattgaaacattttcatagaCAGTGTGATTTAAAATGTATGACAATTTACACGCGCCCTTGCCTAATATTAGGTTTTAACCATTATGGTGTTATGCTGTAATTATGTAATTAATTTGGTGgcgaaataattaattgtttttaaattccTTAAAAAAAGTTGTGTATCTCATAGAACCAACAGAGATTTTGTCATTTATAGGCTAAAAAAAGATCAAATTTCTCTGGCTAATGTGCTCactaatttaaattattaatataacagCCCAATTGTTAAAACAAATTGCTGTTAGCCCAGTGTATTCAGGAAATAGAATTAAACAATCTCATCGTCTTTTTGTTGCAAGACGCGCTGTTTTTGAGAGATGATGTTTCACTAATCACGACACTGATACGATTGACAAGTTACAAGTTATTGTAACTTGTTATAAGTTACAAGACAATTGACAAGttattttttagatttcaaaaatgaacaaaatggACAAATCTCTGTAACCTATTTATCTGCAAAATTGGAGTAACCTATTTATTTAAGGTTGACTGTCAATGGTTAGAAAAAACcttttcaacattttatacAATTTAACAAATACaagtttatttttcaaaaacctCATGAATTTAATGAGgcttgaaaacaaaataaaccacTTTAAATAGGACTCACAAGCGTTTCTGAGACAGAGAAGTTAGGTAAGACTTTGCAAATAAAATGATTGTCTTATTCAAACTTACCTCAGTGCTCAAGCTGAACTCTACATTCTTAGAATTGACCCTAGTTTTAACCTCAATAGGTTGGATACCAGGAACTGGTGAAGAAGTCACAGTTATGTTTACAGATGCTTCAACACTTGGATCTTCTTTAGTGATGATGTAATCAACGTAATCTTCCTAAAATAAATGCTGccattttaatataaattaaaccttAAATACAGGTAAGTTTGGCGAGTATAACATGTTTTATGTTATTGCTGGGAACAAAACTTTATGTTGTAGTGTATTTTATTAAGGCGGTACTAAAATTACAGCAATTCAAAATAATGGTTCAATGCCAAAAGTTTTAGTttcaataaaattaacaaaGTAAAATTAGATGTCctcaaaacaaaatatgtaaTCTAACTAAATATATGGTGGTATATGCAGAATTACAGCTGCTCTGCTACTTAAAAACATGACCGAATGGAGACACAAAATAGAGCTAGCACACTTTCTGCGTGTAAGCTCTGTAGGTACTTTTAGATTAAAATATCTCTAAAATTTGTTGATATACTATTTTGATGGTTTGTTGTTAAAACGTAAAAGGCtgatttagaaaaaaaattgacaaataaatAGTTACGCTACTAACAAAGAAACCCTCAAAAGTTAGGCATATTTTTAGTTGCCTTGTAACTCACTAGTTGACCTTCTATGACCACAATTGTGGTTTGTAAGTTTGTGTTCTCAGAGACGGTCACTATAAGATCTGTGACAATATCTATTTCAACTTTGCTATCGTATTTGAAGACCATTTTGGTGTTTAGGCCAATAGTGACATCAAAATATACTCTGCCTGCATAAGTAACTTCTCCAAATGGAATAACGATGGCATCATTGTTGATCTACAACAACCAAGCATCACATAGACCATTCAATAgcattatatttaaatatatctttacAATTGAAACTCTAACATACACTGTAACTACTTAGAAAACAGCTTGGtgcaatagtaatagtaatagtaatagtaatagtaatagtaatagtaatagtaatagtaatagtaatagtaatagtaatagtaaaagATGAACTTCTACAAGATCTTTTTAGAATTAATCAGAAGGTATGAGTATATTTGTATAATTTGCAAGTATAtgtgataattgccaaaatgtttcaagattaaaattggtaaacTTTTCTCTCGGTTGCAACGCTCAAATCAGACGATAGCGCCTTTATGTCGACTATAGTTACAaaaagaccaacagaatagagactcaaaatgctgcaacttgaacacaatagttgatagcaattatcTCAACGTTGTAAGGgttttaaactatttaaaaatttgaatctTTATTCCAAGTTTAAAAAGGATTTCCGGGTTTGAATGAAagtttttaatagattttattaaCTCATATAAAAATACAATGCTAACCTTTAACGTTTCAATTCAGAGCGCATGGTAATGAGACTCGCTTTCCATCAAAACTAACTTGAAATATTTGCTAACCGAAGTATAAACCCAAGACTTACCAGTGCAGCAATGCTCTCAGTTTGGCAAGATCTTGATGCAGTTTCTTCATAAAATGCTAGCAAACCTACTTGTCCTCTAGTATCACTAGCCAGATACTCCTTCCCTCCAGTTTTCTGTGCTTGATTTGTGAGGTAACCTCCTTGTCTgcaaaataattctaaaaattaCCATTTTTTTGCATTGTGTAAAAATCAATCAGTAGTAATTTTTCTATAGAGCCCTTATTCATAATTAAACTCCTTACATATTGCTAACAGAATTGTAGCACCATGTATTAATGgtgttaattattataatacagcagtaatgtattttactaataataataaagctGTTTTGCaacattgtttattttgttGGCTAATATTTAAATCCTGATTCtgtttttgttgaaaattttctaagaaataatacaaaaattgtGTTCAACTGTAATACCAAAACAACTATGAGACTCttgtttaaatttaatgtttactGAACTTACAAAATCAGAAAAACTTAACATTTATTGAATACATTAGCACCATAAACAATATTAACTATAATTATCTTAAAGTGCACCAGTTAATAAAGTAAGGACTCATGCAGCCAATAGTTAAGAAAAGTATAAATATCATCGGTGAAATTtctataattttcaaatatacCTATTTTAGGAGTAcctaaaacagctgtaaaacgttaatttgaaaatatataaaaattatttttcagtatatagaaataaattaaacaaaagtaGAACAGATAACATTTTAAAGGGAAAAGGGTTGCTTTGGTTACAGCAAACCAAAGCAAAACTGGCTATTCACTGTAGTGAATTAGGTTTTTTGGCATTAATCTTAACTGATTCTGTATGTAGCGTAACAATAGCATAATTATGACCAGCTTTTAACCATCAAACTCCTTAACtaacattaaaaattaaaaaggatgaataaatatattcaagtCATTGACTAACTTCATAACTGATAAAGTGTTACATAGCCAAACACGCGCaatataaaaacacaaacaTGAAACTATTTGCAGCAATAGACATGGTAAGTTGCaacaatgatataaaccccCTATATGGGGGGAGGTGGTTTATATCATCGGTTGCAATAACATGTATTATATGTGCATGTTCATCCAGGCTAGGATAGAAAATGAAACACAAAGCTACACACCAATCAGCTCATCAGAACTAGTTCAACAATGCCAATTTTATTTACACACTGCCTTTACaatgtttcaaagtttcatCAAATTACTTGACcttaatatattacttaacCAGCAATCAAAGTGCACCTACTGCAGTAAACCAATTCAGTAGAAAAAACTAACGTTGTGCCCAATGCCGAGTTCAGTCTGGCAATTTGCCAGGATGGCTGCGCTTATTATTCTGACATTGGGCATGGTCATCTGTATCACAGCACTTTTACTGCACTCACTAATGCTTAGTTCACAGAGGGTCAACTCTTTAACAAGGCTTAGAAAGAGACAAGGCATTAATTATATCTGGGCAGTCACACCTCCTCAAAGTTGTTTTAGCCAATTCATTGCATTCAACCAATGATAATGcaaattattttctttttagCCTAAACTTGCTATTATTATCTGGCATAGATGCAGTCTCATTCTGAAGAGAAGCAAACAGCAAAACCTAAATATTCATATTCATCCATTCTTCTAAGGCttttataaaacttatcattGTTTGATTGCCCCAATAGAACCACATTTATTTTGGTATAAGGTATCATTTTAGGATTCATTTGATATGGTAGACATAAGTCTTGGCATAAGACAGCGCAGGTACTCTTTATATTAATCCGATATGTAGCCAAACTTTTGAACCACTTGTAAAAGTTGTTAGCACTCAATTttgattaaacaaaaataacaacGAAAATGTAAAGCTTTAACTTTGACTCAAATAAttaatcataattttttttagaacataaattagttatttataaaaataaataagtaaaaaaagtctttttatTAACATTTGATAATCCAAATTGATTTCATGGATACCATCTACTAGGAACTAACAGTTTGCTCGCAGTCAAAAGTTAATTCAAAGTTAAAAACTTTAGTGAGATAATGAAGAGTGTTGCTTACCCAAATAAGACAGTGTCTAGAGTGACTCCTTCACTAATTATTTTCGAGATTGAATCTTTAATATTTACTGCACCATCACTATGTAGAAGTATTCTTGTATTGCTGATGTCTCCTCCAGTGTACTGAGTGAGTATCTGAAATAGACTAAAGATATTAAGCTTTGATTCCCTAATTGACTGCTAGAATTCTCGGCGGCAATCTTGTGCAGCAAAACACCTGCGACAATAGGCTCAGCGGCTTATGTTCACACAAAACTGTGCCACTGATTATTGCATAAAAATGGTCGCTCGTGACTGTAGCTCTTCGCGAATGTTGAACATTGCTGAACTCTtgcgttaaaggttgacttgtaacacaattcacattacagttatttggtacaaaaataattaccatgtcttactctgctgtgttgtaggtgcaaaatatgtggaaatgtaattacaagctcttaaaagctcaaaaacgaacagttaatcgcctccatcacaaaaccgccataTATTAGAATCCCTCTCCCATTGCAAGTCCACCTTTAACCACCAGCAACTACTGGCAGTAATTGGCGTGTAGGTTCTCATTTCATCATCAATAGCCCTGCGATTTTGCCACCAGTGCTTGCGGTGTCTTtgagaaccagcctttagttACCAATTTGTTACAGTTACTCATGATTATGATATCAAGGTTTCCTCACATACATGGTTATTCAGTAAGTAGGGAAACTAATAAATGAAAGTTTACaagattaaataataataaacaaacattACAAAAATGTGCTGAAATATAAGTATATGTTTACTAGATTATATAAGAATTTAGCTACAATTAGCTCAAATGAGGGAGCTTTTTCCAGTCCCATGTCAAATTAATTTTCATTCTAGTACATTCTGTTCTGATTTTTGAAATGTCATGAAAAGACTTCATTTAATGTAAAACATGCATTCTTTATGAGCACTTCTGCGAagcagttttttaattttttgtcacAACAGAATTCTTGTAAattaatatttggttttaacCAAAATGAAACTCGTTTTATGTTTATGCATGTAATTGCAGTCACTTGCAAATATTTCAAGTCAGCTCGAAATTTGCTGGTTTACTACTGCtttgttattaaacctttaCTGTCTGTGTTTGCAGCAATTTTAATTGTAGtcctaatgtacatgtataaaagcAAGGTTGAGTAACTAAATACAACTTCTATAACATTTGAACCAGACACAATGGTGCAACTTTAATTCTTATTTGATGTTTTCTATAGCAAAAGTTTGATTTTAAAAGTACTCAAACAtaactttaaaacaaattttttgaacAATTGATAATTAATTTATGTTGAGGATGTCAAAACCATTTTGTTGCATCATTTTTATGCTGCTAATATAACACGTTATCcgattttttacttttttgcaaCAATCAGTAAGGTTTTTAATGACAGTTTTTATATGTAATTTCATATGAAAGCAAATATTTGCTGTAGAAGTGACATTTAATTTTTCTTTGAGTGTGTTGAAACcaatttttatgatattttcTTCTATTAGTTTTTTCTTCCTTTCATATGGCTGCAGCTGCCAGCCATATCTTAGTGGTAATGCTGACATGATGGCTGGATATAGCATAGGAAAATTTGCAGTTAGATTCACTTCTCAACAATGCTCTTTGTGTGTGACTTGAAGAACTGCCCTACTGCCTATAAACCatgaaattaattattaaacAACATTTAACCCCTTAGTCAACATCTCTGATAAAACGAAAGATGTCAAGTGAATTGCTCTCATGAAGTGGTTATTActttaaataaactttttaatcaTCTCTTTAATGAAAGTTTACTCTAACAGCCAGTTTCCAACTGAGTAAATGTTTTAATGCAACTAGGTAACTATAACTTAGCCACAAACTTACTTCAAAATCTGGAAGAGAGACattgaaaaattaatataaagAACTTTTTGGTTAATAAGTGAAATGATTAACTTACTCGTTGGCATTCATTTATGCCAGCAGCAACATTTGTCCCATCCAAAGTGACTATTGGTACAGATGCTTTAAGGCTCTCTCTTACTGTATCGCTAGTAATTTCTGTCATATCTGCATTCAAGGTGACAGAATCATAAAAGGAGACAATTCCTACTGCGGTTCCATTTCTCAAAGTATTGAGTATATATAGTTGAACAGCTTCGTACATGGTAGTTATTCTGTTACCAATCtgtaaaatacatttataagtTATGAACAATTGTGAAATTACTGAATATTGAAGTGAAAGGCTACTGGTACTATACTTATATCTATATCGAAGATAAAGTTGTTCGACTTTTTGCATTCTTCTGTGTTCTTGCATAAGTTCATTTATTGCtgatgaaataaataaacacctAACCATGGAGTGCAGCAGgttaactgtacatgtatgacATTTCAATCTCTGATTCACTCTACTACCGATCTGTTTCCCTCTAAAATTGGGGCTTCCATATATTCGATAAAAACTATGGATGACGGGCGATATTGGCAGAGGCCGACTTTTCTAATCCGGTcagcaatatttaataaaacattttgttgttaAATTGTTTAAGTTAATGAATGAAggcatttattttttcaacagaAAAGTAAGTTTAATGGACACAGCTTTAGCAAAAACACACTGTGCACTGATAGCATTGAGCTGAAGTGAGGAGTGCGTACAACGATATTTGATGAGATATCTAAGCGGATACACACTTTGTACTGATAGCATTGAGCTGATGTGGCAAGTACTTACAAGCATACTTGGTGAGATGTCTACGCAGATACACACTATATCCTGAGAGCACTGTGCCACTTCTCCTGTTATGTAACCTGAAGAAGAAGTGACAGTAGACGATGCTGTTGCAGTACTGACTGTGGTTGTTGATAAAACAGTTGATGTTGAAGTAATAACAGTTGCTGGAGAAACTGTAGATTCTGCTGTAATTTTACTTGTTTCAGTTGTAGTGGCAGAAGTTGTTGTTGTTCTGGTTGTTGCAGAAGTCGTTGTTCTGGCTCTTGTAGAAGTTGGAATAGTTGTAGTCAAAGTAGAAACGGGTTGAGTACGCACTATTCTAAATTGTGGATCAGGTAAATCGGTGGAGTTTCGAGAGATCTGGTAATTTTCAGCTACAATAATATTAGAAATATTATTCTAAAATCTCAAAATGATTGCTTATCAGAATATACTGTAATATCGTAATTAAAATGGCTACAACTGAAGGTTTATTGTTGATTCTATAGCCATGATGGAATATTAACAGAATAGTTTACCAAAATCATTTAACTCCGACATGACATTCCAGGCGCTTCGTCCTTGACAGTTAGCATTTTGTAGATTGCTTGCAAGAACATTGTGAATGGCTTCAGTTTCATTgtctgtgcaaaaaccttttacctacataaatagtaaaattttaataacatttCATGTTCATTCAGCAACTAACAATGCATAAAGTGCGAACATTAAAAGTTTTTGTCAATTATTTTTTGATGAAAGCTAGCCAAAGCATATCAAAAATTTTAGTGTAATATTACATTAGGATTTAAACATTGTCTCAAAatgaatagaaaatatttataaaacataaaaagctaTACCTTTATGAATATGTCTATACCTACTCAGAGTCATATACAACAGTCTATCGGCATACTAATTATTTATCGTACCATCAAGCTGAGTcttttttattgcaaattaTCCATTGCTTGAATTGCATTAGTTGGCATGTTTGAACACTAGCAAAAACCAACAAACTTTAAATTAGCtaactaaaattaaaacaattaccAGAAACCCTCAAAAAGGTACTGGCTATTATATTCATCACTATTTGACCATAAGCTATAAGCAATGAGAATAAGTTGAAACAATCTGTGTACTCAAGTATCAAAGTAAAATTTTGTATCTTTGATACAAAAGTATTAAAGATACTTTTGTGTCAAAGatacaaaactattattattttctttttcaattatCTTACTTAGCACCGGTAGCAAACTAACCGGTCTGTACATAgagcaaattttatttgagttttttttaaacaagggttttactttagctattttcattttacttggTACTTGAAAAGTTGTTAAGCTGGAGTTTAAAATGTCAGCGCAGCAGGAGCAATAGCTTCTGCCGCATCATTAACTAATTTTTTATGGAATGTTGTCAAATCTAGTTGTGTTGGCTGGGTTAACCTTTTTTAGAAGCTTGGTTACATTATTGATGCCGACTTTCAATAATTTGAGAGTTAAACTTTATGTTGATATCCTTTGCGTTAGCTCTCCTAGATTAAAATTACACTTGTCAAAATTTTGTGCCAGTGACGGACCAATAGAAGTAAAATAGTTATTAAAGATGTTGGCTATTTCAATCTTTTTCGTCAGTCTTTTTCATCATGCATTATGGATTTTGGGGCTGATGATAATTTAGTTTTGCCAATCCCATtatttaagttttgtcagaggtgTTTAGACTCAGAAGCACCTTTTATTAGgaattcaaattaattttttatatcgAAATTTTAACTTTGAGGTAAGTGGTGAGTTGAGTGTTTGAGAGGAGAGGTAGTCTGCTTTAAAATAAGCTTGTATATATGAGCTGAAATCTAGGCTCGTATTTAAGCAACTTGAGCAACCGAACAGATTGAATCTTATTGTTAAAATAACTGTAAGTCTAATCACTCCCTTTTAAAGCTAAAAGATATTCAACTGGAAAGCCGCGTCCACAATTTTTCTTCAAAATACTGTAAAACATCTAAttaaatgccacctttattAGTCGCCACACAggttaaaagttgaaaaacagaGCGCCACCATTTAATTGATtatcacctccatttgactgccactttgacagtttttgctTTTTACAAATCCATGATAGCAAGTGATCAGAacaaaagtgtccacaaaattgtactggtaatgactcggttacataaataacaattaattattttgatgtttCTGCTCATATCAAAGTCCATTTTCCAGCTTGAGAGCTTTTTGGTATTTTTGTTAAAGTTTTGAAAGTATGACCatagaaattaataataactgtatcaggctaatagtagttctttgttcaACGGAGTTTTGATACTTCGACGTATATGAAAAATGATTAACACTTATCATGGACCGACTAATTTTAGAGTAAAGACTGTGCTGAGAGAACATCTGGCTAAAGGTTTTTTGATATTTATACGAAATGCAACGCTTAAAAGTTTTGCTTCActaaaagattatttgaacactaatatcaactagttcagaaGTTTGAAAGCAAAAATTGTGGTCaggtattgaacaaccaaaAGATGTTccttccatcaaaagcaacaatcagaatgcaactggccaaaaaacgatacaaatatttttgtttcaagaaTTTTAATTTtcgtttctgcatgtattacaTGTAccagtatggtttgtttatgtcacttattcatgaatatgtatttgtagcaATTAATCGAGTATTATTttgtaacttataaatttgcagtttTCTAGCATAATATGCTAGAaaactgcaaatttataagtatccattgtaagccaagtGAAGATAAATGCaaagatgctatcaaataatattattatttgatagcatctttGCATTTATCTTCAtttggcttacaatggattgacgcatataactctttttctattgcacataaaaagccagttttactTGCAAACTGTACTAAACATATCAATAAAgtcaatgagcttttatgcaaaattattaaatatagttataaaatgaaattatatctttatatttgaatgaaataaaaagtttaatcttaaacaaattgcaaagcaggcgCAGGCTATGATATCATAGCAGgttaattgaaaaaaataaatatcaactggttgaGATTATTCTTGGCTTTCCAATGCATAATTACTTacagatctttgacaagtttgatgtaagttaacagatttattgcattggAAAGGGCTAGTGTAGACCAAAATATAGATGACAATTGTGTCACTgttaaaatggttaaattttgctttccaaaaattctgactagctatttgaaaaataaaactctAGCCTATATTTGAACAGCACCTCCATTTACCCACCACTAGAAAGAACCATCTGGAAAACAGAGCGCCGTGGCATTCAAATAGGCGTTTTACGGTAATATATCATTTTACATttggaaaaattattttatataattactgGTTATTTGGAAGTGTGCATCTATTAAAATAATtcactttttcaacttttgaaCATAATCTTACGTACCGAATCTTCATACTCAAATGCCAAGAGTGATGCTGATCCTTGTACACTGCTCACAACGAAATCACATGGTGGTGGTGGTGGCAAAAAACTTAGGTCACAGTCGCTTAGATCTTGAAAGCCAAAGAAGACGTCTTCAACACA from Watersipora subatra chromosome 2, tzWatSuba1.1, whole genome shotgun sequence encodes:
- the LOC137388356 gene encoding calcium-activated chloride channel regulator 1-like codes for the protein MATSSNIGNDRQDINLSPDGGYTDLLIAIDDKVSEDLAIIDKLQAYFSEASKVLLTATNNRLYFKNFTVVVPESWTYNSTWLQYCKYKPAKDETVKRARVVVAEANLAYGDEPYTLQPGGCGQEGDFIHLTPDYLTKKPTSDKKYKPRKRIVKEFGKLKWGLFDENVSVNDTKTSKFYLKEGSLIPQGCVEDVFFGFQDLSDCDLSFLPPPPPCDFVVSSVQGSASLLAFEYEDSVKGFCTDNETEAIHNVLASNLQNANCQGRSAWNVMSELNDFAENYQISRNSTDLPDPQFRIVRTQPVSTLTTTIPTSTRARTTTSATTRTTTTSATTTETSKITAESTVSPATVITSTSTVLSTTTVSTATASSTVTSSSGYITGEVAQCSQDIVCICVDISPSMLIGNRITTMYEAVQLYILNTLRNGTAVGIVSFYDSVTLNADMTEITSDTVRESLKASVPIVTLDGTNVAAGINECQRILTQYTGGDISNTRILLHSDGAVNIKDSISKIISEGVTLDTVLFGQGGYLTNQAQKTGGKEYLASDTRGQVGLLAFYEETASRSCQTESIAALINNDAIVIPFGEVTYAGRVYFDVTIGLNTKMVFKYDSKVEIDIVTDLIVTVSENTNLQTTIVVIEGQLVSYKATKNMPNF